The following proteins are encoded in a genomic region of Acidobacteriota bacterium:
- the fumC gene encoding class II fumarate hydratase → MSEVIEEAVTTRIENDSMGNINVPTTAYWGAQTQRSLHHFDIGFDIMPREVIRALGILKKAAAIVNFDLGKLPEEKMNLIVRAADEVIDGKLDAHFPLRVWQTGSGTQTNMNANEVISNRAIEIAGGEMGSKTPVHPNDDVNKSQSSNDTFPTAMYIAAAERVTALIPRVQTVSDAIKAKAREFEGVVKIGRTHLQDATPVTVTQEFNGWANLVDRDIERMRMVLPGLMDLAIGGTAVGTGLNAHPEFAERAAAKIAELTGLPFKSHPDKFAALSAHDEVVFASGALKTLAASLMKIANDIRWLASGPRCGIGELSLPENEPGSSIMPGKVNPTQSEAMTMVAVQVFGNDAAIGFAGSQGNFELNVFKPVMIHNFLHSVRLIQDACYGFVDFCIKGIELDRDQIDHYLRDSLMLVTALNQHIGYDNASKIAKNAHKKGISLRESAVQLELLTGEKFDELVVAEDMTHP, encoded by the coding sequence ATGTCAGAAGTGATAGAAGAAGCAGTAACGACGCGTATCGAAAACGATTCGATGGGAAATATCAACGTGCCGACAACGGCATATTGGGGGGCTCAGACCCAGCGGTCACTCCACCATTTCGATATCGGATTCGATATCATGCCGCGTGAAGTGATCAGAGCTCTCGGGATATTGAAAAAGGCGGCGGCGATCGTCAATTTTGATCTTGGTAAACTGCCCGAGGAGAAAATGAATCTGATCGTTCGGGCGGCCGATGAGGTGATCGATGGTAAACTCGACGCTCACTTTCCATTGCGTGTTTGGCAGACGGGTTCGGGTACGCAGACGAACATGAATGCCAATGAGGTCATTTCAAACCGGGCGATCGAGATCGCGGGCGGCGAAATGGGCTCGAAAACCCCGGTTCACCCGAACGATGATGTCAACAAATCGCAATCATCCAACGATACGTTCCCGACAGCAATGTACATCGCTGCTGCGGAACGTGTGACGGCGCTGATCCCTCGGGTGCAGACTGTCAGTGATGCGATCAAAGCAAAGGCGCGCGAATTCGAGGGTGTCGTGAAGATCGGCCGAACGCATCTTCAGGACGCGACGCCGGTGACCGTCACACAGGAATTCAACGGCTGGGCGAACCTCGTCGACCGCGATATCGAGCGAATGAGAATGGTTCTGCCAGGACTGATGGATCTTGCGATCGGCGGCACGGCTGTCGGCACTGGACTCAACGCACATCCCGAATTTGCCGAAAGAGCGGCCGCAAAGATCGCCGAGTTAACCGGTCTGCCTTTTAAGTCGCATCCCGATAAATTTGCGGCACTTTCTGCTCATGACGAAGTGGTATTCGCCTCTGGAGCATTGAAAACACTTGCAGCAAGCCTGATGAAGATCGCTAATGACATTCGCTGGCTCGCTTCGGGACCGCGATGCGGCATTGGTGAACTTTCGCTGCCAGAAAATGAACCTGGAAGTTCGATCATGCCCGGGAAGGTCAATCCGACGCAGTCTGAGGCGATGACGATGGTCGCCGTGCAGGTCTTTGGCAACGATGCCGCTATCGGTTTTGCGGGATCGCAAGGGAATTTCGAGCTGAACGTATTTAAGCCCGTAATGATCCACAATTTCCTGCATTCGGTGCGGTTGATCCAGGACGCGTGTTACGGTTTCGTCGATTTCTGTATCAAGGGAATCGAATTGGATCGCGATCAGATCGACCATTACCTGCGAGACTCGTTGATGTTAGTGACCGCATTAAATCAGCATATCGGATACGACAACGCGTCAAAGATTGCAAAGAATGCACATAAAAAGGGCATCTCCTTAAGAGAATCTGCGGTTCAGTTGGAGCTATTGACGGGTGAGAAATTTGACGAACTCGTAGTAGCTGAAGACATGACGCACCCGTAA
- a CDS encoding PAAR domain-containing protein translates to MPTGPAARALVDTTAHPLPPNLSVGPGSPDVSIGFAAAWRGVPLGAVAALQSAKAAADTAVQTAVAASAAAAGTPGAPAAVAAEQSAKAAALSSMSSAITSASAGADIHTCAVPSPVPPHGPGVVITGSATVMINNLPASRMGDTILEALGPTNSITKGETTVIIGG, encoded by the coding sequence ATGCCAACCGGACCAGCAGCTAGAGCTCTAGTCGATACCACCGCTCACCCGTTGCCGCCGAACCTTAGCGTCGGACCAGGCAGTCCGGACGTTTCGATCGGATTTGCGGCCGCGTGGCGTGGAGTTCCACTTGGGGCGGTGGCCGCGTTGCAGTCGGCAAAAGCCGCAGCCGATACTGCTGTTCAGACCGCGGTTGCGGCATCCGCCGCGGCAGCCGGGACGCCTGGGGCTCCTGCGGCCGTCGCCGCTGAACAGTCTGCAAAGGCAGCCGCACTGTCCTCGATGTCGAGTGCTATCACAAGCGCGTCTGCGGGAGCTGATATCCATACATGCGCGGTTCCCTCACCCGTTCCGCCCCACGGACCCGGCGTTGTCATCACGGGTTCCGCCACGGTGATGATAAACAACCTCCCGGCATCACGAATGGGCGACACGATCCTCGAGGCTCTCGGTCCGACAAATAGCATAACGAAAGGCGAAACAACAGTTATTATTGGAGGATAA